In one Acidimicrobium ferrooxidans DSM 10331 genomic region, the following are encoded:
- a CDS encoding ABC transporter permease → MRYVVRRLVIFVLTLWVALTLNFLIPRLMPGNPAQAALAKLAARGPVSPTELHAIELTLGLPHGSLLSQYGGYLVALAHGHLGVSYTFFPESVRSLIAQALPWTLGLVGTTTVLAFVVGTLLGVLAAWRRGGIIDTVATVGSTFTAAFPYFWTALLALYVLGFVLGWFPIRGGYASTLSPTWSLGFIVDAAYHAILPAATILVSSLGGWLLGMRNTMIPTLGEDYVTFAEANGIPSRTVALRYAARNAILPNVTGFGLALGFVVSGSLLTEVVFGYPGVGSLLYNAVVNEDYPLMQGLFLVITVSVLVANLIVDLLYGVLDPRVRR, encoded by the coding sequence GTGCGCTACGTCGTGCGCAGGCTCGTCATCTTCGTACTGACGCTCTGGGTCGCCCTCACGCTGAACTTTCTCATCCCTCGCCTCATGCCGGGCAACCCAGCTCAGGCAGCGCTCGCCAAGTTGGCGGCTCGCGGACCGGTGAGCCCTACCGAGCTCCACGCCATCGAGCTCACCCTCGGGTTGCCCCATGGCTCGTTGCTCTCGCAGTACGGTGGGTACCTCGTTGCCCTCGCGCATGGACACCTTGGCGTCTCTTACACGTTCTTCCCGGAGTCCGTTCGCTCCCTGATCGCTCAAGCTCTGCCCTGGACCCTTGGCCTCGTCGGTACGACCACTGTGTTGGCGTTCGTCGTCGGCACCTTGCTCGGTGTGCTTGCGGCCTGGCGCCGAGGCGGCATCATCGACACCGTCGCCACCGTCGGCTCGACGTTCACCGCGGCCTTCCCGTACTTCTGGACCGCGCTCCTCGCGCTCTACGTGCTCGGTTTCGTGCTGGGCTGGTTCCCGATCCGAGGTGGCTACGCCTCCACGCTCAGCCCGACCTGGAGCCTCGGTTTCATCGTCGACGCGGCCTACCATGCGATCCTGCCGGCCGCGACGATCCTCGTCTCGAGTCTTGGCGGCTGGTTGCTCGGCATGCGCAACACCATGATCCCGACCCTCGGTGAGGACTACGTCACGTTCGCCGAGGCCAACGGGATTCCCTCGCGGACGGTGGCACTGCGCTACGCCGCGCGCAACGCGATCTTGCCGAACGTGACCGGCTTCGGCCTCGCGCTCGGGTTCGTCGTGTCGGGGTCGTTGCTGACCGAGGTGGTGTTCGGCTATCCGGGCGTGGGATCGTTGCTCTACAACGCCGTCGTGAACGAGGATTACCCGCTGATGCAGGGCCTGTTCCTCGTCATCACGGTGAGCGTGTTGGTCGCCAACCTGATCGTGGACCTGCTCTACGGCGTGCTCGATCCGCGGGTGCGCCGATGA
- a CDS encoding ABC transporter permease has protein sequence MSTPVTSAPAPAGAEAAAPVQSGSRARASLARIVGALWSNVRARIGIVILLAFVLMALAAPLIAPYSPTATSFADSLPPSAAHLLGTTSSGQDALSQLLYGARTSVLVAFAAGGISTVVAIVVGLIAGFSRGIVDETLSFVMNVMLVIPGLPLMIVITAYLPGRGPGVIIAVIALTGWAWGARVLRSQAKSVSARDFVLAARLAGDSSWRIVFREILPNMTSLIAASFFGAATAAVLAEAGLEFLGLGNPNAVSWGTMLYWAENSNALLTGQWGVIVGPGLCIALLASSLSLINFGVDALSNPRLRERA, from the coding sequence ATGAGCACGCCCGTGACGAGCGCGCCGGCACCGGCTGGGGCAGAGGCTGCGGCTCCGGTGCAGTCGGGGTCGAGGGCGCGAGCTTCTCTCGCGCGGATCGTCGGGGCGCTCTGGTCGAACGTGCGAGCTCGGATCGGCATCGTCATCCTCCTCGCCTTCGTGCTCATGGCGCTCGCCGCACCGCTGATCGCGCCCTACTCCCCGACGGCGACGTCGTTTGCCGACTCCCTGCCCCCGAGCGCTGCGCATCTGCTCGGCACCACCTCGAGCGGCCAGGACGCCCTCTCGCAGCTGCTCTACGGAGCGCGTACCTCGGTGCTCGTGGCCTTCGCCGCCGGCGGCATCTCCACCGTCGTCGCCATCGTGGTCGGACTGATCGCTGGGTTCTCGCGCGGGATCGTGGACGAGACCCTGAGCTTCGTGATGAACGTGATGCTCGTCATCCCCGGGCTTCCGCTCATGATCGTCATCACCGCCTACCTGCCGGGTCGAGGTCCCGGTGTGATCATCGCGGTCATCGCCCTCACCGGGTGGGCGTGGGGAGCGCGCGTGCTCCGAAGTCAGGCGAAGTCGGTGAGCGCCCGTGACTTCGTGCTCGCTGCACGCCTGGCCGGAGATTCGTCCTGGCGCATCGTGTTCCGCGAGATCCTCCCCAACATGACGTCGCTCATCGCGGCGAGCTTCTTCGGCGCGGCGACCGCCGCGGTGCTCGCCGAGGCCGGACTCGAGTTCCTCGGGCTCGGCAATCCGAACGCCGTGAGTTGGGGGACGATGCTCTACTGGGCGGAGAACTCCAATGCGTTGCTGACGGGCCAGTGGGGCGTCATCGTCGGTCCGGGTCTGTGCATCGCACTCCTGGCCTCCTCGCTGTCGCTCATCAACTTCGGTGTCGATGCGCTCTCGAATCCCCGGCTGAGGGAGCGCGCATGA
- a CDS encoding ABC transporter ATP-binding protein — MSLLEVRDLVVDYRMGTTVVHALRGVSLEVDEGQFIGVVGESGCGKSTLGTAVVGVLGPPGFIVGGSIRFRGVELVGLDAAQRRALRHRGLALVPQAGMNALNPVRSIEGHFRDVLAGTGVRHRAEVRARAVSLLEQVALAPSVLRSYPHELSGGMRQRVALALALALEPQLVVFDEPTTALDVLVQRSVVDTIRSLQQARGFAAIFISHDIGLVASLASRVDVMYAGEVVEAGPTERVVARPLHRYTEALLGCYADPRAEEVTVRGIPGSPPNLVAQIEGCAFAPRCGVASDECRCPLPTVTLDDQWARCVHPAVAVEGRSR, encoded by the coding sequence ATGAGCTTGCTCGAGGTTCGCGATCTCGTCGTCGATTACCGCATGGGCACGACCGTCGTGCACGCGCTCCGAGGCGTCTCGCTCGAGGTCGACGAGGGCCAGTTCATCGGCGTCGTCGGTGAGTCGGGCTGTGGCAAGAGCACGCTCGGCACCGCGGTCGTCGGTGTGCTCGGTCCCCCTGGCTTCATCGTCGGTGGGTCGATCCGCTTCCGCGGTGTCGAACTCGTGGGTCTCGACGCCGCCCAGCGGCGGGCCCTGCGCCATCGAGGGCTCGCGCTCGTCCCACAGGCCGGCATGAACGCCCTCAATCCGGTCCGCTCGATTGAGGGGCACTTTCGAGACGTGCTCGCCGGTACCGGTGTTCGTCACCGAGCAGAGGTCCGAGCTCGCGCCGTCTCCCTGCTCGAACAAGTTGCGCTCGCGCCGTCGGTCTTGCGCAGCTATCCCCACGAGCTGTCAGGGGGCATGCGCCAACGGGTTGCGCTCGCCCTGGCGCTCGCTCTGGAACCCCAGCTCGTGGTCTTCGACGAGCCGACGACGGCGCTCGACGTCCTCGTGCAGCGCTCGGTGGTCGATACCATCCGATCGCTGCAGCAAGCGAGGGGCTTCGCCGCCATCTTCATCAGTCACGACATCGGTCTCGTCGCGAGCCTTGCTTCGCGAGTGGACGTGATGTACGCAGGTGAGGTGGTGGAGGCGGGACCAACCGAGCGTGTCGTGGCACGACCGCTGCACCGCTACACCGAGGCGCTGCTGGGCTGCTACGCCGACCCTCGGGCGGAGGAGGTCACGGTGCGTGGCATTCCGGGGAGCCCGCCGAACCTCGTTGCGCAGATCGAAGGGTGCGCGTTCGCGCCCCGCTGTGGCGTCGCGAGCGACGAGTGTCGTTGCCCCCTGCCGACGGTGACGCTCGACGACCAGTGGGCACGCTGCGTGCATCCAGCCGTGGCGGTCGAGGGACGGTCCCGATGA
- a CDS encoding ABC transporter ATP-binding protein: MTERLVVDGVSKSYRGERRHETIEALRDVSLEVAPGGSLGIVGQSGSGKSTLARLILGAERPDSGSIRLGNVRVDQLDRRGLRAHWRRVQLVFQDPYAALNPLTSVRTALERPLTNHRHLRGAERERALAELLTTVGLVPVEQFAPKLPHQLSGGQRQRVVIARALAASPEVLVADEPVSMLDVSLRAGILELLASLRRERGISLIYITHDLLSARVVTDELVVLREGAIVERGPTVSVLRQPTSAYTKALLDAVPVLPRSTQAST, encoded by the coding sequence ATGACCGAACGGCTCGTGGTCGACGGGGTCTCGAAGTCCTATCGAGGGGAGCGGCGTCACGAGACGATCGAGGCGCTCCGAGACGTCTCGCTCGAGGTCGCCCCGGGTGGGTCGCTGGGGATCGTCGGCCAGTCGGGAAGCGGCAAGAGCACGCTCGCGCGCCTCATCCTCGGCGCGGAGCGCCCGGACTCGGGCAGTATCCGACTGGGGAACGTGCGCGTCGACCAGCTCGACCGGCGGGGGCTACGAGCGCACTGGCGGCGCGTGCAGCTCGTGTTCCAAGATCCCTACGCGGCCTTGAATCCCTTGACGAGCGTGCGCACCGCGCTCGAACGTCCCCTCACCAACCACCGTCACCTCCGAGGCGCCGAGCGTGAGCGCGCGCTCGCCGAGCTCCTCACGACCGTCGGGCTGGTGCCAGTGGAGCAGTTCGCCCCGAAGCTCCCACACCAGCTCTCGGGCGGTCAGCGTCAGCGCGTCGTGATCGCGCGTGCGCTCGCAGCCTCACCCGAGGTCCTCGTCGCGGACGAGCCGGTGTCGATGCTCGACGTCTCGCTCCGTGCCGGCATTCTCGAGCTGCTCGCGTCGTTGCGTCGCGAGCGCGGGATCTCGCTGATCTACATCACGCACGATCTCTTGTCGGCACGGGTCGTCACCGACGAGCTCGTCGTCCTCCGCGAGGGAGCGATCGTCGAACGCGGCCCCACCGTGTCGGTGCTGCGCCAGCCGACGTCGGCCTATACGAAGGCACTGCTCGATGCGGTGCCGGTGCTGCCGAGGAGTACGCAAGCGTCGACGTGA
- a CDS encoding LysR substrate-binding domain-containing protein produces MTRTQLRSLVAVFEAGSVAGAAHRLVVSAAAVSAAVASLEREVGVKLLERVGRGVRLTPAGEVLVDYARRIEGLEEEALVRVHELADAAGGVLRIGAVATVGEELLPRWLSVFRSARPKASVHLEVANKARLLERLRTHRLDLVIAGRPGHEAGLRIVATRPHELLLCAAAGWAREWFGPSLEVTPETASAVTWLVREEGSGTRASAEEVLSALDIHPPSLTIGSNLAIKRGVELGLGVAVLSSDLVAREREQGEILSLALGPLPSVRRWCLVVGPEGPPEPVRAFVAQLQAMGELEIPPALT; encoded by the coding sequence ATGACTCGAACCCAGCTCCGGAGCCTGGTCGCCGTCTTCGAGGCGGGCTCGGTCGCGGGTGCGGCGCATCGACTGGTCGTCAGCGCCGCTGCAGTCTCGGCGGCGGTGGCCTCGCTCGAGCGGGAGGTCGGTGTCAAGCTCCTCGAGCGGGTGGGTCGCGGTGTGCGCCTCACACCTGCAGGCGAGGTGCTCGTCGACTATGCACGGCGCATCGAGGGGCTCGAAGAAGAGGCGCTGGTCCGCGTGCATGAGCTCGCCGACGCCGCAGGCGGGGTCCTACGGATCGGGGCGGTCGCAACGGTCGGGGAAGAGCTGTTGCCGCGGTGGCTCTCGGTGTTCCGATCGGCGCGGCCGAAGGCGAGCGTCCACCTCGAAGTCGCCAACAAGGCGCGACTGCTCGAGCGGCTCCGTACGCATCGGCTCGATCTCGTGATCGCGGGTCGACCCGGACACGAGGCCGGTCTGCGCATCGTCGCGACCCGTCCGCACGAGCTGCTCTTGTGTGCCGCCGCAGGCTGGGCGCGCGAGTGGTTCGGCCCCTCGCTCGAGGTGACTCCAGAGACGGCAAGCGCAGTGACCTGGCTCGTGCGCGAAGAGGGATCGGGCACACGTGCCTCGGCAGAGGAGGTCCTGAGCGCGCTCGACATCCATCCGCCATCGCTCACCATCGGCTCCAACCTCGCGATCAAGCGGGGGGTGGAGCTCGGTCTCGGCGTCGCCGTCCTGTCGAGCGATCTCGTTGCACGAGAACGTGAGCAGGGCGAGATCCTCTCGCTCGCGCTGGGGCCGCTGCCGTCGGTCCGGCGTTGGTGCCTGGTGGTGGGCCCCGAGGGGCCCCCAGAGCCGGTCCGCGCCTTCGTCGCCCAGCTCCAGGCGATGGGGGAGCTCGAAATCCCCCCTGCGCTCACCTGA
- a CDS encoding class I fructose-bisphosphate aldolase, whose product MDDIRTIAAAMVARPKGILAADESSPTLTKRFDALSIPSTPESRLAWREMLFSTPELSTWISGVILYDETFNQRTSDGSTIPEFLAARGMIPGIKVDTGAKPLAGSRGELVTEGLDGLGSRLATYHAKGARFAKWRAVISIGDGRPSSMCVAANAHALARYAKLCQENGIVPIVEPEVLMEGDHSIEVNAAVTRRVLSEVFAELRRFDVDFEGMVLKPSMVTPGVLGEPVSVDTVAQASVAVYRDSVPASVAGIALLSGGQADDVATAHLRAMNAGATLPWPITFSYGRALQDLPMRIWRGDAANAAAAQQSLATLAAANAAAAEGR is encoded by the coding sequence GTGGACGACATTCGCACGATCGCTGCGGCCATGGTGGCACGACCGAAGGGCATTCTCGCTGCCGACGAGAGCAGTCCGACCCTGACCAAGCGCTTCGACGCGCTCTCGATCCCATCGACGCCGGAGAGTCGCCTCGCCTGGCGGGAGATGCTCTTCTCCACGCCCGAGCTCTCCACGTGGATCTCGGGGGTCATCCTCTACGACGAGACGTTCAACCAGCGAACCTCCGATGGTTCGACGATCCCCGAGTTCCTCGCCGCCCGTGGCATGATCCCAGGGATCAAGGTTGATACCGGTGCCAAGCCGCTCGCTGGCTCGAGGGGAGAGCTCGTGACGGAGGGGCTCGATGGGCTTGGTTCGCGGCTTGCGACCTACCACGCCAAGGGGGCGCGCTTTGCCAAGTGGCGCGCGGTGATCTCCATCGGGGACGGTCGGCCGAGTTCGATGTGCGTCGCCGCCAACGCTCACGCGCTCGCTCGCTACGCGAAGCTGTGCCAGGAGAACGGCATCGTCCCCATCGTCGAGCCGGAGGTCCTGATGGAAGGCGATCACTCCATCGAGGTCAATGCGGCCGTGACCCGACGCGTGCTCTCCGAGGTGTTCGCCGAACTTCGACGCTTCGACGTCGACTTCGAGGGCATGGTGCTGAAGCCGTCGATGGTCACGCCTGGGGTGCTTGGCGAACCCGTGAGCGTCGACACGGTCGCACAGGCGTCGGTGGCGGTCTATCGCGACAGCGTGCCGGCCTCCGTCGCCGGGATCGCCCTCCTGTCGGGTGGGCAGGCAGACGACGTCGCGACCGCGCACCTGCGCGCGATGAACGCCGGAGCGACGTTGCCCTGGCCGATCACGTTCTCCTACGGACGAGCGCTGCAGGACCTGCCCATGCGCATCTGGCGTGGTGATGCGGCCAACGCGGCGGCGGCGCAGCAGTCGCTCGCGACGCTCGCGGCGGCGAACGCTGCCGCGGCCGAAGGCCGCTAG
- a CDS encoding MoaD/ThiS family protein, producing MRVSLELLGPVREAIGSSVIEVALEPDATVADVVEELVERAGEPLRGLLERCRFAIGDRVVDLDEPLADGATVVVIPPVSGGS from the coding sequence GTGCGGGTCTCGCTTGAACTCCTCGGTCCGGTCCGCGAGGCGATCGGGTCCAGCGTCATCGAGGTCGCGCTCGAGCCCGACGCCACGGTCGCAGACGTGGTTGAGGAGCTGGTCGAGCGTGCTGGCGAGCCACTGCGTGGCCTGCTCGAACGGTGTCGCTTTGCGATCGGCGATCGCGTGGTGGACCTCGACGAGCCTCTCGCCGATGGTGCGACCGTCGTCGTGATCCCACCCGTCAGCGGAGGGTCGTGA
- a CDS encoding response regulator yields MAVTIVLVDDHQVIIDGVRAMLAPYADRVTMVGSAKTRAELFEVLESVHPDLIVTDARLTNDSGFEILEDLQRRGVAVPVVFYSAYDDEAYLFRALRAGARGYLLKQASGEELVGMLERAAGGETMIDAALAGRVALLAARLQFGEFWPGAHLGLTQRESEILDLVVKGLSNRDIAQRLFLGEETVKTHLSSIYRKLKVKGRAEAIAVALREVRFR; encoded by the coding sequence ATGGCCGTGACCATCGTGCTCGTCGATGACCACCAGGTGATCATCGACGGGGTGCGTGCCATGCTTGCGCCCTACGCCGACCGGGTCACGATGGTCGGGTCGGCGAAGACGCGGGCCGAGCTGTTCGAGGTGCTCGAGAGCGTGCACCCTGATCTCATCGTGACCGATGCGAGGCTCACCAACGACTCGGGCTTCGAGATCCTCGAGGACCTCCAGCGACGTGGCGTGGCGGTGCCCGTCGTGTTCTACAGTGCCTATGACGACGAGGCCTACCTCTTTCGTGCGTTGCGCGCCGGTGCGCGAGGCTACCTCCTCAAGCAGGCCTCAGGCGAAGAGCTCGTAGGGATGCTCGAGCGGGCCGCAGGTGGCGAGACGATGATCGATGCTGCGCTCGCCGGCAGAGTAGCCCTGCTCGCAGCCCGCTTGCAGTTCGGTGAGTTCTGGCCGGGAGCACACCTCGGACTCACGCAGCGCGAGAGCGAGATCCTCGATCTGGTGGTCAAGGGGCTCTCGAATCGAGACATCGCGCAGCGACTGTTCCTGGGAGAAGAGACCGTCAAGACGCATCTGTCCTCGATCTATCGCAAGCTCAAGGTCAAGGGACGCGCCGAGGCGATCGCGGTTGCCCTGCGCGAAGTGCGGTTCCGATGA
- a CDS encoding GAF domain-containing protein encodes MSARELTLYRRLAELLVAPLEVGEVASRTAALVVEAVDASVCFVHAVDHERGRLTLIGATPPFDRVVGRIQLGLGDGIAGWVAQTGRAAVVPDKWADHRYRYIPELGGEHFTSLVSVPLARDGRPTVGVLNVHWREAIADLEHEASVIEAAGRFLVGALEHALLADQLVTGEAALERFATELIRAQEAERRRVQLDLHDGVAQSLHAAAYRLEGLRASAPPALASELTVVRDLVRAANAEVSRLVRDPGRQVLEDFGLAEALQSVAHGYPDLEVQVDVELDDLTLLLEPERGLAVMRICQEALNNVASHAATDAAELRARRVGDDLVVTVRDRGVGFEPEATVPGRLGLVGMRERARLLGGTIEIFSRLGEGTLVRLRVPIVPSVASS; translated from the coding sequence ATGAGTGCGCGTGAGCTGACCCTCTACCGACGTCTTGCCGAGCTCTTGGTTGCGCCACTCGAGGTCGGCGAGGTGGCGAGCCGCACCGCTGCGCTCGTCGTCGAGGCGGTCGATGCGAGCGTGTGCTTCGTGCACGCCGTCGATCACGAGCGCGGGCGCCTCACCCTGATCGGGGCCACCCCGCCCTTCGATCGAGTCGTGGGTCGCATCCAGCTCGGCCTCGGTGACGGGATCGCAGGATGGGTCGCTCAAACCGGTCGTGCCGCCGTGGTGCCCGACAAGTGGGCGGACCACCGGTATCGCTATATACCCGAGCTCGGTGGGGAGCACTTCACCTCGCTGGTGTCGGTGCCACTCGCTCGCGACGGAAGGCCGACCGTCGGGGTGCTGAACGTGCACTGGCGCGAGGCGATCGCTGACCTGGAGCACGAGGCTTCCGTGATCGAGGCGGCGGGTCGATTCCTCGTCGGGGCGCTCGAGCACGCGCTGCTCGCAGACCAGCTCGTCACCGGTGAGGCCGCGCTCGAGCGTTTCGCGACGGAACTCATCCGTGCCCAGGAGGCCGAGCGCCGTCGCGTCCAGCTCGACCTCCACGACGGCGTCGCCCAGTCGCTGCACGCCGCGGCGTACCGTCTCGAGGGGCTTCGAGCCAGCGCACCGCCGGCGCTCGCGTCGGAGCTCACGGTGGTGAGGGACCTGGTTCGCGCGGCGAACGCCGAGGTGTCACGGCTCGTGCGCGACCCGGGACGTCAGGTGCTCGAGGACTTCGGGCTCGCCGAGGCGCTCCAGTCCGTCGCACACGGCTATCCCGACCTCGAGGTCCAAGTCGACGTCGAGCTCGACGATCTGACGCTGCTGCTCGAGCCCGAGCGGGGGCTCGCCGTCATGCGCATCTGCCAGGAGGCACTCAACAACGTCGCGAGTCACGCCGCGACCGACGCTGCCGAACTGCGCGCTCGACGCGTCGGCGACGACTTGGTCGTGACCGTACGCGATCGTGGCGTGGGTTTCGAGCCCGAGGCAACCGTGCCCGGTCGTCTCGGGCTCGTCGGGATGCGCGAGCGCGCGCGCCTGCTGGGCGGAACCATCGAGATCTTCTCTCGCCTGGGTGAAGGAACGCTGGTCCGTCTGCGTGTGCCGATCGTGCCGTCGGTCGCGTCGTCCTAG
- a CDS encoding GGDEF domain-containing protein yields MSRGGDSSALPPELWQRASRYTWIATALLLPTMVPAFVIGGWALRVSDASFALAALVGWLARRRLGLGANLLVTTVASAGALLQLSVPVDAVTTLIAASVIRSTLLLFAGVGVYAMSFIGGRVGLAFAGVLLVATALVHPVGLLGAVLALALAALLGYMIHGLVEHLAHRERELSAAALVDPLTGLGNRRALERAFDVAVAEAARQDTTLFVSLWDLDALKRTNDERGHEAGDALLRDFAAALTRTLHDQDQAFRIGGDEFCCLHLGLKDGASILARMALAFPSVSGGFAEVGNDSLGTALAQADRAMYAAKRRRRRHDGSDG; encoded by the coding sequence GTGAGCCGTGGAGGGGACAGTTCGGCGCTACCGCCTGAGCTGTGGCAACGTGCGAGCCGTTACACCTGGATCGCCACGGCACTGCTCCTGCCGACCATGGTGCCCGCCTTCGTCATCGGTGGGTGGGCGCTGCGGGTGTCGGACGCCTCGTTCGCGCTGGCCGCGCTGGTGGGATGGCTCGCGCGTCGCCGACTCGGTCTCGGGGCAAACCTCCTTGTCACGACCGTCGCGAGTGCAGGCGCCCTGCTCCAGCTCTCGGTGCCGGTCGATGCCGTGACGACCTTGATCGCAGCGAGCGTCATCCGCTCCACCTTGCTCCTCTTTGCCGGGGTGGGCGTGTACGCGATGAGCTTCATCGGCGGGCGGGTGGGGCTCGCGTTCGCCGGCGTGCTCCTGGTCGCCACGGCCCTCGTGCACCCGGTGGGTTTGCTCGGCGCGGTGCTCGCCCTGGCGCTCGCCGCCCTGCTCGGCTACATGATCCACGGGCTCGTGGAGCATCTTGCCCATCGCGAGCGTGAGCTGAGTGCTGCTGCGCTCGTCGATCCGCTCACCGGTCTCGGCAATCGACGGGCCCTCGAGCGTGCGTTCGACGTCGCCGTGGCCGAAGCCGCACGACAGGACACCACGCTCTTCGTGTCGCTGTGGGACCTCGATGCGCTCAAGCGCACCAACGATGAACGTGGTCACGAGGCCGGCGATGCCCTCCTGCGGGACTTCGCTGCGGCGCTCACGCGGACGCTCCACGATCAAGACCAGGCCTTTCGTATCGGGGGCGACGAGTTCTGCTGCTTGCATCTCGGCTTGAAGGACGGCGCATCGATCCTCGCGCGCATGGCACTCGCGTTTCCGAGCGTCTCGGGCGGCTTTGCCGAGGTTGGCAACGACTCGCTGGGGACGGCGCTTGCTCAGGCCGATCGCGCCATGTACGCCGCGAAGCGCCGTCGTCGGCGCCACGACGGCTCCGACGGCTGA
- a CDS encoding transglycosylase family protein gives MTEAHGWAQWRRAAATLALLVSGGFVARWGSTAPSSSVQSLQAQAQVIEAQLANLGASVHAITVQIQETQAAIAANEASEAILEGQLRAEHAAIARSRRVLVTAADQQFVTAGQYSSVLASLRSNYSSVGLTQGYEQVASSSITQALSAYEQAGLEIEVTQAALAARVRATEAELVQDQAQRAQLSQRVAATEAELAQVHSQLASAIAAEAAAPLPAPGGAAQAVQVLLAPPPPSPTSLSGPATAAQLLALRDCESGGNYQADTGNGYYGAYQFAASTWAALGYGGLPNQAPPAVQDQAAEQLLARAGWGQWPVCSVLIGM, from the coding sequence ATGACAGAAGCTCATGGATGGGCGCAGTGGCGACGAGCTGCTGCGACGCTGGCGCTCCTCGTGAGCGGTGGCTTTGTCGCGCGTTGGGGCTCGACGGCCCCGTCGTCGTCCGTGCAGTCGCTGCAGGCTCAGGCACAGGTTATCGAGGCACAGCTTGCCAACCTGGGGGCCTCGGTGCATGCCATCACGGTGCAGATCCAAGAGACTCAGGCCGCGATCGCGGCCAACGAGGCCTCTGAGGCCATCCTCGAGGGGCAGCTACGAGCCGAGCACGCTGCGATCGCGCGGTCGCGTCGAGTCCTGGTGACGGCCGCTGATCAGCAGTTCGTGACGGCAGGCCAATACTCGAGCGTGTTGGCGTCGCTGCGGTCGAACTACAGCTCGGTCGGGCTGACGCAGGGCTACGAGCAGGTCGCTTCCTCGTCGATCACCCAGGCGCTCTCGGCCTACGAGCAGGCCGGTCTCGAGATCGAGGTGACGCAGGCAGCGCTCGCGGCGCGCGTTCGGGCAACCGAGGCCGAGCTGGTGCAGGATCAGGCGCAACGCGCTCAGCTCAGCCAACGGGTTGCGGCCACCGAGGCCGAACTGGCCCAGGTGCACTCGCAGCTGGCCTCGGCCATCGCGGCTGAGGCGGCAGCTCCCTTGCCGGCTCCCGGCGGAGCGGCCCAAGCCGTCCAGGTCTTGCTGGCTCCGCCGCCGCCCTCGCCGACGTCGCTGTCGGGGCCCGCGACCGCCGCGCAGCTCCTCGCGTTGCGCGACTGCGAGTCCGGGGGCAACTACCAGGCCGACACCGGCAACGGCTACTACGGTGCCTACCAGTTCGCGGCCAGCACCTGGGCTGCGCTGGGTTACGGTGGCCTGCCCAACCAGGCTCCGCCAGCGGTGCAAGACCAAGCCGCCGAGCAACTGCTGGCTCGAGCTGGCT